In one Lolium rigidum isolate FL_2022 chromosome 3, APGP_CSIRO_Lrig_0.1, whole genome shotgun sequence genomic region, the following are encoded:
- the LOC124696368 gene encoding uncharacterized protein LOC124696368 — MRRSDWEDRCRRHPEHRLSKGVCPGCLRDRLTHLSASSSATTTMTRASNDSASTSSPYSFTGSPPPNHHAASLSADVSSVHVAGGGSSFVNVSAFSQPLMPTASKKPAGGRREDAARGKEGEAKKKKKSSSKKKIGRFLSRLVGSEKRRRTGDSDGGGELFHSSTMKEKSSTKWVFF; from the coding sequence ATGCGGAGGTCGGACTGGGAGGACCGGTGCAGGCGGCACCCTGAGCACCGGCTGTCCAAGGGCGTGTGCCCGGGCTGCCTCCGCGACCGGCTAACCCACCTCTCCGCCagctcctccgccaccaccaccatgacgCGGGCCTCCAACGACTCCGCCAGCACATCCTCGCCCTACTCCTTCACCGGCTCCCCTCCGCCCAACCACCACGCCGCCTCCCTCTCCGCCGACGTCAGCTCCGTccacgtcgccggcggcggctcctccttcgTCAACGTCTCGGCCTTCTCGCAGCCGCTCATGCCCACGGCCTCCAAGAAACCAGCTGGAGGGAGGCGAGAGGACGCCGCGAGGGGGAAGGAGGGCGAggcgaagaagaaaaagaagagcagCAGCAAGAAGAAGATCGGGAGGTTCCTGTCCAGGCTCGTCGGGTCGGAGAAGCGGCGGCGAACCGGGgacagcgacggcggcggcgagctcttcCATTCCAGCACCATGAAGGAGAAGTCATCGACCAAGTGGGTGTTCTTTTGA